Below is a window of Tolypothrix bouteillei VB521301 DNA.
TCTAATTAACAACGGATTTCAAAAGACAGAGCTATCAATGCTCCTGAGAAACACATCCTAATTGAGTAAAGGGAAAATGTGTTTTTTAGGATCGTAGTCACCCATAGAACTTATAAATTCATGACTTTAGATACAGGTAAGTGTTTTTAACAAGTGAGATAATGATTATAAATAGTTTTCATTCTGCAAGAAAAAGGCTTAATATATATGGTCATCCGGTTTCCGATAATCGCTGCTACCTTTATAGCTACCAGCCTTAGTGTAGGTACACTTTTTAGCTTTGCTGATTCGGCTTCTGCTCAAAGCACAATCACTTGTGAAAGCCGCAATAATCAGAGGAATACTTGTTCGATCGATACACGAGGTCGTGTTAGGTTTGTTAGGCAATTATCCGATCGTAGTTGTAGGGGAAATTGGGGCTATAGTAGAAACCGTATTTGGGTGAGGAATGGTTGTCGAGCAGAGTTTTCCGTAAGCGAGCCCAGATACGACAGAAATGATAGATACGACAGAAATGGTAGATACGATAGAAATGGTAGATACGATAGAAATGATAGATACGATAGAAATGATAGATACGACAGAAATGATAGATACCGCAGATAGGCAGAACGATGACGTTTTTATAGTATCAGCTTCCCAAATTCGAGCGTCAATTGCATCTTGTTTGTACTCCTTTTGAGTTTGCTGATATTTGAGGTAAGCCCTGAAAGAGTCACTTTGCGATCGCCGACCTATTAAAGTTGGTTGAATTGGTTACAGGTCAAAAATTGCGGTGATAGGTGCGTGGTCAGAACCCGGTTTTCCCCGTCTTAAATTTGGATCGTTGTTGATGGAAGAGAGCGCATTTATAACATCGACATGACTGTCTACTGTTGGTAATTTGCGAGGTTCACCCGGTAGTAGCTCTTGACTGACAAAGATATGATCGATTAGCTCTTTGTTGCTTTGATTAATCCGGGAGTATCGCCGCTCCTCAGAAATTAGAGAAGCTAAGTTAAATAATCTGGTGTCATCTCCTTCATCTAGACGATTAAACCCATTTGTACCTATCTCGCTACCACTTGGACCTTGGAGAATTTGGGTTGTAGCAGCAGATGGGACATCGTTCATATCTCCCAAGACGATCAGACCCTCGGTGCTATTCTTTTCCAATAACTCATTTGCTTTGACACGCAATGCGACAGCTTCTGCTGTTCTCTTTAAAAGTGCCAATCCAGCAACTCGGCTGCGCTCATTTTCATCTGTAGGCGTAAATCGTGGCTGGTTTGCGGTTGAAGGAAAAGTCAACAGTTTAGATTTCAAATGAGCATTGATAAGATGAACGGGAAAATCTACTTTGGGTTTGACAAGAATGCGGAGAGAACCCCGACTCATACGAGTCGTTTCAGTTATGGTATCTTCAGACTCTTGAGAGAGTATTTTGATGAGGCTACCTTCAGGAAAATCTACTATGTCCTCATGCTCCTCAACTTCCAATTTTGAAAGAAAAGCAACACGGATTCCACGCGGATCTGGAAATTCAGATATGCGTGTGTGTGGATAGCGCCCCTGAAGTCGTGCTACAAGATCGTCAAATGCTTCCAAATCACCAATCTCTTGAACAGCCAATACATGAGGATCTAGAGCCAAAATCGCGTCAGCTAAGCTTTTCAGCTTTTGCGTGTACTCTTGTTGGGTTCTGGGACCAAATTCACTGCCAACGCGAAATAAATTCTCTACATTCCAAGTCATGACTTTAAATAATGTCATGTTTTCTCCAGATATTGCAGATAGATTTTGCTATGGAATGGTCTAGTTTATCTAACAGCGGACTTAATCTAAGTAGATGGATGTGAAAAAACCTAACTTTGTAAAGAAGTTGTTAATTGTTAGTAGTTTAGAGAACAGATGAATGAGTAGTGCATCTCAAATCTTACTTTAATTATTGTTTTTATGTTAAAACAATAACAAACAAATGAATTGTTACTGATTTGCTTAGAAAAAGCAAGTGTATTAATACTTTCTTTAGAAGTAGGTCTACAAGCTAGTAATTTTCAGCTATAGCGGAATTAAATCTATTAGACTTCACTCTATTTTGTCACCAGTCTTAAGTTCAGATTAAATCTAAGTAAAAGATTAGGTATTAACTAGACTTAAGGTTAGGTCAATCAGTCGAGCACAAATTACATCGATTCTGGCTGCTACTCGCATCCCAACTTTGGTAAAGCGTTTGTTGTTGGTGTGAATTCGGACGTCTCTAGTAGTGTTGGTAAGGAGTTAGCTTGAACCCCAAATTGCTGAAGCTGCTTTGGGAATGCATAGGTTTCCCCGTTGGGTAAAATAGCCCCTCTTAAGTCCGCACCAGTAAAGTTGGCTTTTCGTAAGTCCGCACCACTTAGGTTAGCACCGCTGAGATTGGCATTAGTAAAGTTGGCTTCTTGCAAGTTCGCATTACTTAAATCCGCCCCACTGAAGCAAACATTTTTTAAAATGGCATTTATGAGAATGGCACTTTTTAGACAGGTATTTGGCAAGAAGCGATCGCTAAGGTTAGCATTGCTCAGGTCAGCACAGTATAGTTGTACTCCCGTGTCAGCAAAATCTTCTAAAAAAGTTGCATTCTTGATTTTCTTGATGATGCGACAGTCGGTTACACTTAAGTTGGCATTGCTTAAGTTGGCGTAGCCCAATTTAGCACCTTTGAGCTTGACATTACTTAGGTTTGCATAACTTAAGTCAGCTAGCTCCAAGTTCAACTCACTTATAAGTTCTGCATCGCTTAAAAAGCGGATCACACGCCCTTTACGTTCTCCATCTTGATTCAGCCTGCGAAGCATTGATAGCGTGCATGCACGGGAAGCATCGAGTAACGCATTGAGCTTGGGGTCTTTAAAGTCTGTTGTTTCTAATTTTTTAGTCATCAACAGTTTCAATTCTTTATCTATCAACAGCTCTGATATATGCTTAAAATAACCAAGCACAGCCTCTTCACGGGAATTGGTATCTACCTGTTCGTGTTCGCTACGTTGAAATTGGTAAAGCACAATCGGAATTGCGAGTGTACCAACTAACCCCAACCAGTCCCAAAGAGTTTTGGCTGATTGTTCGTGCTCAGTTGTCTCTGTAAGCTTGATAATTTTTCCATCTTTAGGATTTATAACTTCCTTTGTTGTCACTGATTTATTCGAGTCCGGTCCAAATCCAATCCAATTAACCCGATATAACTCAGGAAGAATTGCAATAGCTCCAGCAATAGCAAGTCCTATCAAAAGTTTTTGCTTCGTCAGCCAAATTGGCTTCTTCTGATTCTGCGTCTTGTCTGGGTTCATGAGAGATAATTTTAAAAGTATATGGTTATATCCATGATTAAAGTTCCCAATTTCTGACAGATAATATCAAATTTAGTTAATGAGTTATTTAAGCTCACGCAAAGGCGCACTTGTTGCGAAGATCTTCTTAGCATCTTTGCGTGACATAATTTTTATAGAGATTGAGAGCATCCTAATGTAGTGTCAAGAAAAGCTTGATGCAATCCAATAACACTTTGCGTCACTTCATCTGGTTTGTTGGGATGGGGTGCATTGTTAAAGACAGTTGCTAACTCTTCCACCGCACGGTGTGCTAGTGGTATCCATTTGTTCACCCATTGTTGAAGTAACTGTTGATTCTCAGAGCGGTGTTCAATAGCGTATTTCACGAGTGCTTGCGTCCAATCCCGACTTCGCTGACTGTCAAGAGCCAAATCGCCGTTTATATATGTCAGCAGGCGATCGCCATTCAGTTCAGCGAGTTTACCAAGTTCATTCAGCATCAACTCATCATACAAGGGCTTGGCTACCAAATTTAGTCCTGCAAAAGCTTCTCCCCAATCGTATGTGACTAATAATTTTTCTAAAAACTCGCGCATGGGTTGCCAAACAGAGTCTTCTTCCCAAATAAGACGCGTTTTTTCACTAGAAGCCAAATCTGGATTGTGAACTAGGGAAAGTGCTTTTGTGCGGTAAGCACTGCGTTGTATGCGCCTGCATTCATCTGCTCCTTGAAAATGAACCATATTGCTAATATAAGCTGAAGGTGCCATTTGCCCAATATATTGGGCGACCATTTGCAGGACATGAGTGGAAAAACGAGAGGGAATATAAAGCCTTTCTAGAATTTCTACCCAGTTCTTACTCAGATGCGTATCGCTATCTTTGCGCTCAAATTCATCAATTAAATTATCAATGTATGTTTCGCGCTCTTTTTGTTGTTGAATATAGCTGCGATATGTTAATTGAAAAGGATCGCGAAAGTTTTCCCAATCATCCACCTGAAATGGAGAGCCTTCACGGTACTTTAAGTACCAATTGTTAATAGGAACGTTTGGGTCTATTTCAAAAGGAGCTGGTTCGCGTCGAAAATGATAGTGTAGTTTATGAGTAACAATTTCATATTCACTGGGAATTCGTTGTAACTCACCAAACAAGCTCCAAGTACGACGTTTTCTTCTCTGTGACTTTCGTTGACTTGACATGATAATTCTCTAATTTTCTAAATACCAAACAATCTCTTCTTCTCCAGATTTAATGCGTCCTGCAAAAGTCGCTAAAGTATGCTCTAGTTGTGAAAGCGGACAGGAACGACCAAGAATTGCTTCTAAAGTTTTGCGAGTTACTCTGCAATATTTTTCAGTATGAATGCGGATGTAACCTCCACGGTCATCGACATATACAAAAGTATCTGGATTATCACGTTCAATAGCTGCAATCAAGGCTTCTGCTATCTCGCTGTGGCGGATAACAGGACCAACGAGTTTCGTTGACATCATAACATTCCTGAAAAATTAGACTTTAAAAAACGTTTTTTCAGTGTTTTCTCCTTGTGGTATACCAATATAAATTTCATTGCTTTCAACTTTGATTGCATAAGCAAGTAATTGACAATTTTCGGGATTTATACCTTTGCCTGAAGCAGCGTCAAATTTCCACAAATGTGCGCGACATTCGATCTCTTTGCCATCAAAATTCCCCTCACTGAGAGGAATTTTTTGATGGGGACACCTACTTTGATAAGCTTGAAGGTGACCTCCCAAGCAATGTACTAATAAAATATCTTGTCCATCAACTTCGACATCAAGCATTTCGCCTTCCCAAATGTCATCATAGCTAACAACTTTAACCCATTTCATGTTGGGGGTCTCACTCATCGTAAAAAACCTCTATATAATCTTGGGGTTGAATGTTAGCTTGTGCGACTGTTACATGAGATTCAAGCACGCGCTCGTTATGTTTAACTTTCATCGAAGCTTTTTTGGAAGGAAGCCTTTTGCCAATGACATGATGAGCTACTTTCTGAGCCACTACATCCATTGTGTCTGTATTTTCTACGAACGCAAGGATGAGTGCAAAGTCGCCCCGAAATCCTGCCATAAGTGGTATTGTTGCCATAATATTTTTCTTGCTTGACCTGTGATTGGATCTGGAATTCGTCATTCATAATGGCTTATCCAATGGCAAATTCCAAATTATGAACTATCCTTTTATGATGCCCATGTGTATTTATCTGCGTCATCTCCGCATGTTTCCGGCGTCAGACCCATGTAAGCTAACGCCCCTTCTAGCGTGGGAGGCTGTATGTGACCGGAAAGCAAGCGATCTACTATCGATAGATGTCCGGCGTATCGTTCTGGATTTTGTTCAAAAATCCACTGACAAGGTTCGCAGCAGAAATTGTAGACGCGTCCTTTGTAGTTTACTTTCTTTGGTTTCGGTGCTTCAGTTGCTGATGGTAGAATAACTATTGGCAATTGACAAAGGTTGCAGGTGACTGGGAAAGTTTCGGAATAAGTGCGATCGAGGCGATTGTTGCGAATATTTTCGGTAAGTGTATCCCAGTATGGACCAAACTGCTTTTCCCAATTAGGATATTTTGACTGGAGCCATTCACGCTCCGCTTGAGAAACGCCCGCATCTGGATTCCACCACAATGTTGAACGCCAAATCCAAACACCCAAGTGTAGGGCGTGGTGGTACCATTCTAATTCTTCCAGAAATGTCTCCCAGTACCAAGGAAGTTCAAGACCAAAATCGCGGAACTGAGCTACAAATTGCTGAATAATCCATTCTTCCATAAACTCCTTAAAAGACTTCTGGCGATGCTCCAAAGGGGTGTAGTAATCCATTGACAAACCAGTCAGCAGAGCAAAGATACGCCACGATCGCCAAAACATTGTATCAATTAACTTTTGTGGTAAGTCTTTGCCTTGTTTGAGGAGAATCTTTAAAGTAGGTTCACCTTGTTGGGCGTGACGGGATTCGTCTGTTTGAATGCTTGAGATCAGCGCTCCGAATTCAACATCACCTACATTCAGAGCATCTGCAGCCATACCTAAAAACTGCACGTTGGTAAAACCAGTCTCTAGAGTAAACGTTAACTGTATTGCTGTTGCGATCGGATCGGCTGCAGTAAACATATCATCGCACAAGTGACGGGCAGCAATAATTCCCCACTCATTCGTGTGGACTCCTTTATGAGCCCAGTCAAACTGGATGTCTTTATTTAACAGTCCGTGAGCAAACAAAAGCTGGATCTGGGTGTGACGCATTTCGTCAAGGGTTCCAAACAGCGCCATGTTCCGCCACGCCGCCGCCCTCCCAAAGCGGCTCATACGCGCTTCCCCTATGACTGAAAGAATTTCTGGAATCACCATAGCACCGTAATGAGCTTTGAGCGAAGAAACCCAACCAGGATCGAGCTGCTCAAACAATTTGGAGCGATCCAACGCTGTTTTGACCGAATATACGCCCATATCTTTTTCATATTGATTGTGAACGTACTCCCGGTAGGTAATTTTGTAAGACTCGTCCCATACATACCAATCCTTTTCTGGAACTTTATAGTCCCCAGCAATTTCTTCAGGAAACACGCGATCGTAAGTGACATACTTAAAGTTCCAATTCATATCACGAGCCAAATCATACCAATCAGAGCGATTGAGCTTAGGCATAGAAACTAGTTCCCCATTTGTTTAGATTTATGCGCTCAAACTTTTTTCATCAGAAAAATGGGTTTGAAATCTCTAAATTAGACGCTACACATCCTTGATTGCGGTGCTATAGCGCAACTACGAACTTTTTTAATCTACAGTCTAATTTAAGAGAAATGGTCTTATTCCCATATCACCGTAATTTAACCTAAAGTTCTAAAGGCGTACTAATAGCTTTATACTGCTTAATGATTGACAAATAGATGAGTATATGAATGCGTAAAAACTTGAGTCGTTTTCCTTCTATATCCATAAGTGCGAAAATTCAGTTATGCACTTTTTCAGCTAAAAGCTTGCTGAAGAACAACTAAAAACCGTTCCTGCTTGGATGGAACGGTTAAGAAGTTTATCCATTGACCGATCGCAAAATCTCAGCAAAATACATAGATTCTAGCGAACAGCTTAAAACCTGCCACGTGAGGTTTTTTCAATCGCCCGTCACTGCTTGGCGATCGCTTTCTCAGGCAAATTCCTGGGAGGAATTGAACGTCCTTGATAAAATCGCTGCTCCAATTTGCCCAAACTAAACCAAATAGCAGCACCGCCAATAACAGCCAAGGTTAGAGAGCTAATGGTGATGATATTTGCTTGAGGGTAAACAAACATTAGCAAAGGAAGCAGCGCCCAAACTAACCCTGTCACTGCAGCGACTCCCACCCGCAATCGTTGCAAGTTACTTAAAGCCTTGCTACAGCTGGTACATTTCTTTGTGTGAGAGTGGTATCTATCCAGTAAAATTTCCTTGGGCAATGCCGGTGGTAGAGTCGTTTGTGGAAAAGGATCGATACTATATTGATTCACCCAGGAACGCAGCTGGAATACAAACAAATCGGCTTTGGTTGGTAAATAAAATGCTTTGGTAAAGTTAGCACTCCCACCACGTTGTTCTAGATACCGTTCTTGGTGATGTAAGAAAATTTGGTCATCTTCCAACACGCTATTTTGCCCGATGTGAGAGTACCAGCGCGGAGTAAGTTTCAGAAACAGCCCTGGTAATTTTGAGGAAAACTTAAAGGGAAAACGCGCAAATAACCGACATTCTCCCTTCCGTATGGGAGTAGCGTAGACGACGGTCATCGTCCTACCAAATTGTTTGGAAGTGAGGTCATGCCACATCATAGCAGGAGCAATGAAGTTAGTATCCTGGCGACCTAAAGTCCCTTTGCGCGGACCTTCCGCCCAAATTCCTTTAAATCCCCATTTTCCCGATTCTACGATTTCCAACTCTACAGGAGAGACATTGGCTCTGTTACCAACTGTCCGGTGGTGGGTGTAAGGAATATGACTGGTATCGAGGACGTTTTCCATCAAGGTCAGGGCATCATAAGGTATGTCTCGAAAGGTATTGAGGCAAACCCAACCTTCGGGTTCTTCGTCCAAGACGTCAACCACCGGGACTTTGGTGTTAGACGCATTCTCTGGAGAACCGGGATAAACAAACAACAGTCCTTGACGAACTGTGGTAGGAAGTGAAGTGACGCACGCACGTTGAGAAACTTCTGCTTTGTTTCCCGGAGCCTGCTGCGGAATGCGATCGCACTTACCCGTTCCTGAAAATGCCCAGCCATGATAGGGACATTCGAGTAAACCGTCTTCGTTAATTCTCCCCTCGGAAAGTGGAGCTAAGCGATGGGGACATTGGTCTACAAATGCTCGCCACATCTGTTCGTTGTTATCCCACCAAATGACAATATCCCGCTCTAGTAAAGTGAAACGAGTTAGCTGGGATTTGTCTAAATCTTCAATGTAATGGACGGGATACCAAACCTCATGCCAATCAAACCGATCTGGGTCGAGCCCGCCACTGGGGAGTTCTTTTTTGTCTTGAGTTTGAGAAGTGACTGAAAGAGGTGATTCCTCTGACTGGAGAATGCTGCTCGACATGGTGCAATTAACAATATTTTTAATAATTTCTCTACTCAGAATGTAACAATTTTTTAACAAATTGGGTGAGGTAGATTTAAAAAATCAGTCTATGGTTTAAATTAGCATCGGTTAAAGCCAATACATTTCAACATATGGCAGTAGATACGGAAAAACGTGCAGTCGCTAAAATAGCTTTGCGTGAAGCACTCGCTGCTTGTGAATGAGTGGAAGGCTATTTTTGCTCGACAGAAACAGTCTGCAAAGAGAACTTGGAAAGAGAGTTTATTGTCCGGTTTCTGGAAGTTGATGTTTGGTATAGTTTCTTCAGGAGCTATGAATTCAAAAACTGGAGCCATTTCTTTTACGATGAAACGTTCGCCAAAAGGGCGTTTGGAAATTCTTTACCTGGATGAGGAAATGCGAATCACTCGTGGGGTGGAACGAGGAACAGTGTTGGTTTGCGAGCGTAATTAAACTAATTTACTTAATTGGACGCAAAGAGCCAACAACTTGAGCTTTTCCTAATTCTAGAACCAAACGTTGAGCTTGATGTTTGTAGAGTGGGAAAGGCAAGGTTCCTGGTAAATTTTTCATCAAGTTTCTAGCAACATTAAGACTGCATCCTGAAATTCGGGCAATAACATTGGCTCCTTCAAATTTTGCATCTTCTGTTAAAGCTCTGGCAATATGAACTTGCCAGTTTTTTAATGCCAGCCTAGTGTCTCCCTGCTCAACTCGCTGCAAACCATGGCTCGTTGCTAGTACAATCATGCGATCGCCCACTGCTAATCGAATATCTTCAGAAGGCATTAACTTTGGTGTTTCTGCTTCTTTTTGGTAAAGGATGGGAACAACTCCATAACCACAAGTTACGTCAGATAATAATAAACCATTCAGCGTATCATCAAGCTCAATTTGGTACTCTGTAACCAAAATAGTTGTGCGATCGACACGAAACAAATGAGTAATATTTTCTCCAAATGCTGCTCCAGCAAAAACTTCAGATGCTACAGCATTCACGCATAGAATTTGAGCCTTTGGCAAGAGTTCAGCCAAATTATTACTTAACCCTAGCCCTGTGGTACGAACAACCAAATTGCTTTCTGTATTGACATCATAGGTCATGAGACTGACTTCCAAATTCAGCATTTCATCATCAGTCACCACCACAACACTCTTTGCTGTCTTAAGATTTGCCCTAGCAAGAGACTCTGTTAGGGAACCGTTCAGGAGTGGCATTTTTGGCAAAAGAGACGCATCTAAATTTGTATTAAAGGTAATGCCAACAAGCGGCTGTTTAAACTCTTGTAAAATCTCTGCAATTCTTTGACCAATTCGCCCAAGCCCTACCACAACTACGTGATTTTTTTGGGGAACAGGTGGACGCCGCTTAATTAACTGAAACCTAGCGGCTAATAGTCTTTCTGTCAAAAAGCTGTAGAATATTCCTATCAGAACTGTACCACTAATTGTCATCCCCAAGCTAATCAGGCGCAACCAAAGAGGAACTGGTTGTGTAAAATCGAATCCTCCAAACAGATCGTTAAATCCTCCTAAGAGCAGCATAACTGAAGTCAAAAAAGCATTTATCAAGCTGATTTTGGGATAGGTTAACCGATAGAGAATAGTACCCAAAAGTAATAAAAAGACTACAATTACTCCACAAATTATACCAACCTGCTTGAGTCTATTTTTATCAGAATTTTGCCAAAATTCAGTTATGCTTTGCTTAAAAATGACCCAACTAAGCTGTTTAATTTTTGTTAAAATATGCTGGGGACTATACCAATTTTTTCTTATTGGTTGCTCCAAATAAGTGAGATTTAGATTTGTTGCTTCAATATAAACAATCGTGTCTCCGGGTATAATGCGTGCATCTAATTCCCATTCATCAAATACTTTCGTTGTAGCAGCATCAGATTGATAATGGAGGAGCCGACGGTTGTGAGTGTTCAGATCGTATAACAAACGGTTGTTGCACCAAGTGTCTGTTGACGAGATAACGCGTTTTACCACCCGCAACCACTGTCCTTCTAAATTAAATAATCCTAATGTCTCTGTACCAAGAGCAGCAAGGGCAAAGGCTGGAGCAGGTAACTGCGTAGGCTCAAAAGCAGTAAAGTTTTTTAAATGTTCGCTCAGTAACTCATTGAGATTTCTTTTTGAAGAACGGACAACTATACGAGTTTTGGGATTTAGCTTTCGTACTGCTAAAGCTGTCTCTGCATTCACTAGCTCGCTATTAGTGACTATAAGAGCTGCTCTGCACTGTAGAATTTGGGCTTGCTCCAAAACACTTGAGTGACGGCAATCACCTACGATCAAATTATCCAACAAATCTGGAAGTTGAGAAATTTCCCACTCTTGAGGCAGCTGTTTGTCTATAGCAATTACGCTCACTTCAAACAACTTCAGGGCAACAACACAATGTTGTCCCAAACTACCCAACCCACAAACCAAAAACCGATCTAACAGCACTTCGGTCTTTGCCACTCAGTGAAAAAATATTATATCACTGTCTTAAAAATAGGGAGTAGGGAGTAGGGCTATATTTCGCGTGACAACACCCTAGGTGGAGCTGTCTAAAAAGGTATTCCCAGGCGAGCCTGGTAACGAGGTGGGGGCGTCTGACCTTACCTTCTTGGTAACTCGATCGCAGGAATCGATGTGACAGGAGATTTTTCTGCGCTTCGCGATCGCGTGACGGAAGCCTTAAAGAATTTCCAAAGTAAAGGTATGGTTGTGTCTGATGATGGATATTGGAAAAAGAGCGATCGATATGCTTCTAAATTTTGACTCTCTCCGACGTAAACGTGCGGAGATTCCTTAGGAAGTTCTGCCGTATTTCCTAAGTATCCGGCTGTCAGCCTTTGTATACTCACCTAAATAACTTTATCAACCATTTCGGTTGTAGTTGGAGAAAAAGTACGTAAAAAAGATTTAAGTTGTGACCACCATAACTCGGCGGGGATTAAAATCAGGAGAGTATGGAGATAAACACAGGACTTTCGCACCTACAGATTCAATCATTGGTTCGATTGATGCTAGTTTATGTGCCGATAAATTATCCATAACTACTACTGCTCCCGGATAGGGGATTAATTTCTCTAATAAATATCATATAATCTCGTGCTTAAGTTCATTTGTCCGAATATATCTTACTATATATTTGTGTAATTAATTCTGTCCAACTACTTATGCAACCACAGTTGCTAGCCTGGGAGATTGCCGTTTTCCGTTCAACAGGAGATAAATAACTCATCAACTTGATACCAATCGTGTTGACTATGCATAAACAGCGTCAGACTTGTTGGCTAAACGACCATCTTCCATGTAAACAATGCGATCGGCAATATCTAAAATTCGGTAAATTGTTAGATTAGAGCGTCATCAGTCACTCGTCACTTGTCATTAGTGCATTGCAATTTACCAACGATCGATGACTATCTCATCCTAAAATTATTGACACCTATCCTACTTAAAAAATGTCTGCAGGATCGGCAGACTGTAATTTCCGCATCGCAACTGCACCGGATGCAATACACATTACCAGCGTCATAGCGAATACAAGCACGGCGCGATTCATTGACATCTGAACGGGAAGTAACGTGGCTTGAGCGATTAACCCATACAACCCAAATGAAATTGTATAACCTGGAACAAAGCCCAAAATTGCCAGAATTAATGCTTCTTGAAGTAGGACGCCGATCAGATAGCGATCGCTATATCCCATCGCTTTAAGCGTGGCGTATTCCGGTAAGTGATCGGACACATCTGAGTAAAGAATTTGATAGACGATAACGGTTCCTACCAGAAAACCGACGATCGTGCCAAAGCCAAAAATCACACCGATCGGGCTAACCTGACTCCAGTAATTTCGTTCTCGCTGAATATATTCCTCCTTCGTGAGAACCAGCACATCAGCAGGTAGTTTTGCTCTCAAAGTGGCTTGCACCCGTGCAATATTGACACCGGGTTTCAGGGAAATGGCACCAATATCAATTTCATCCGGTTGGCGTTCCGGAAATAGCCGCAGAAATGTAGAATCACTCACAATCAAATTGCCATCGGCTGAAAAGGATGCTCCCATCGCGAACACACCGACCACTTGAATATTAAAGTTGTTGAGTTGAACGGTTAGCGAGGGTGATTGTTGCAGCACCCTTGCAATATTGCCTAAATCGGGTCGAGCCGCTCGATCGAACAGGGCATAATTCAACATCTTGAGGAGATCGAATTTAACTTTCGCATCAGGTACTTCCATTGCAGGATTACTAGGGTTGAAACCATACACCTGCACCTGCCAAAAGGTTCGATTGTCGGGATTGCGCCATTGTCCAATCCCGGTGTATAGAGCATTCACCGAAGCAACGCCATCAGTGGCAAGAGATTGAAACAGTCGGGCGCGAGGAAAGGGTCTAATTGTGTTGATATTATCTGAGATGGCATTGGTTAAAAACAAATCACCACGCAATCGATAATGCATTCCTGTAGCAGAAACATAAGCAGATTCCATCAGTCCTAATTGGAAAAAGATAAGAATATCGGCAAAGGCAATACCTGAAATTGCTACCAGCAGACGAGTTGGTTCTCGTCTAACTTGCAACCATGCCAGGGGTATTTTACGAAGGAATTTACGCAGCATCGTGAATTAGGGTTGAATACGAACCTGTACTTGTAAATTGGTTAAACTAGCCACTCGTTTGCTAGAGTTTTTATCCAGACGGATTCTCACATCTACTACCCGCCCATCGAGATTTTCTCCTGGTTGGTTACTAAAAACTTCTTGCCGATCCACTTGCAGCCCAATCAGTTGGACTGTTCCTCGCAATTCTCCAGGAAAGGCTTCACTGGTAATAGTTGCTAATTGACCTGTGCGAACTCGATCGATATCAGTCTGGTAAATTTCTGCCACCACTTCCATTTGCTCGGTAAAACCTACATCCACAA
It encodes the following:
- the devC gene encoding ABC transporter permease DevC produces the protein MLRKFLRKIPLAWLQVRREPTRLLVAISGIAFADILIFFQLGLMESAYVSATGMHYRLRGDLFLTNAISDNINTIRPFPRARLFQSLATDGVASVNALYTGIGQWRNPDNRTFWQVQVYGFNPSNPAMEVPDAKVKFDLLKMLNYALFDRAARPDLGNIARVLQQSPSLTVQLNNFNIQVVGVFAMGASFSADGNLIVSDSTFLRLFPERQPDEIDIGAISLKPGVNIARVQATLRAKLPADVLVLTKEEYIQRERNYWSQVSPIGVIFGFGTIVGFLVGTVIVYQILYSDVSDHLPEYATLKAMGYSDRYLIGVLLQEALILAILGFVPGYTISFGLYGLIAQATLLPVQMSMNRAVLVFAMTLVMCIASGAVAMRKLQSADPADIF